The genomic DNA TGGTTTTAATAAATTGATAGAGTTGGTTTTCTGCACTGGCAGGTGGCGTTGCCGTATGATAAATGTCACCCGCAACCAGTAATAAGTCGATCTGTTCTGAGACAAGCGTATCGGTTAACCAAGCTAGAAATGCTTGATGCTCATCGAATCGGGAGTGCTCGTAGAATTGCTGGCCTAAATGCCAATCAGATGTATGAAGGACTTTCATTAAACGCTCTTATTATTTATTAAGAGCGTCAATATACCTAAGCTGAGCCAAGATGCCCAGCTTGGTTTGTTAACTTAAGCTATACCAAGCAAAAACCACCATAGGTAGAGCTAACAACGCCATAATCAATGGAACTTTAAGCGCTTTGGTTTGTTTTGCTTGTAGAATTTTAAGGGCATTCGTTTCATTACATGCCGCTACTTTATCAATATAAAAATACCCTGAATCTAGGTACTGTTTACAATTTTGTTCGTCCGCTGGAATTGCAATTAGTTCTTGTTGTTTTTTTAGGATATAGAAATCCATAAGCCCACCGAATTCTAAGCTGTTTACCGACACATTTTTGGGATAAATACAGCTTCTGTATTGACCCAAAATCAAAAAAGTGGGCGATTTTAAATACAAATGGCAGTAAATTTCAATAGAAAATGTCGCAAAAATTAATTTATTGCGAAAATAATGAGGATTAGAGTCAAAATCACTAAAGATGAGCCTAAAAACAGCCCTTTTTTAGTCCATTTTGAACAGGGAGATGTGCGTGCTAATGCATCGTCTTTATCACATGCATTGATCACTTCAACATATTCAAAGCCACGTTCTTTGTACTCGTTTAAAATCGATTCTTGCGCAGGAATAGCGGCTAAACGAGAGTCTTTTTTTACAATATAAAACTTCATCTAATCACCTTTATTACTGTTAAATAAAATTTAACCAAGTTGGCTTAATACTAACTGTAATACTTTGCAATGAATTAGTGCTGAACTAAAAACAACCAATCTGTTTGTAAACCCCCTTTACACAACCCAAAAGTAGAGGCATATGGCTCCATAAACGATTCATTGCACAAAGACGAATACTAACCTAAAAAACTAGCATTTTATCGTGATTTTATTGCAACCTTGTTAGCTGTTTGAGATGGTAGGCTTACACTTAATTTACAGGATTAACAATGAAAAAAGCAGTTCTCCATTTGAGTGCTTTGGTATTGCCTTTGGCAGTGTCTTCAGCAGTCATGGCGTCATCGGTAGAGCAAACTAAAGGCTCGTTTGTTGATAAGTTTCGTCAACTTGACGAAGCACTCCCAACTCCAAACGTATATAGAAGTGCTGCGGGTGCCCCTGCTGAAAACTACTGGCAGCAACAGGTAAATTACGATATTGATGCTAAGCTTGATGAAAAGAAACGTCGCTTAACAGCAAGCCAGACAATTGAATACAAAAACAACTCACCTCACACCTTAAAGTACCTTTGGCTACAGCTTGACCAAAATATCTTTAAATCTGACTCAATTGCTGAAATGACATCAACTTTCAATGGTAAAACATTGCAAGGTGACCCTCAGCCAAAATCAACCAAATTGAGCTTAGGTCAGTTACGTCGTCAGCAATTTATGGCCGACAACGAGCTGGGTTATCAAATCGCCAATGTTAAAGACGAAGACGGAAAAGAGCTTAAAGTTACAGTCGTTGATACCTTAATGCGTATTGACTTAAACGAGCCGCTTAAACCGGGTAAAGACGTTGAGTTCAGCATGGACTTCGCCTTTAACATTGTTGAAGAAGATGCCGTTGGCGCCCGCTCTGGTTATGAGCACTTTGAAGAAGATGGCAACGATATCTTCTTATTAGCGCAGTGGTTCCCTCGCCTTGCTGCATACACTGACTATGAAGCGTGGACGAACAAAGCTTTCTTAGGTAGTGGTGAATTTACCCTTGAATTTGGTAACTACGACGTTGAATTAACCGTTCCTGCTGACCATATCGTATCGGCAACGGGTATGCTTGATAATCCAAGCAGTGTTCTGACTAGTACGCAGCGCAAACGCCTAGAGCAAGCTGAAGATGCTAAACGCCCTGTTTTCATCGTGACTGAAGAAGAAGCATTAGAAAACGAGAAAGAAGGCACAGACAAAACCAAAACATGGCACTTTAAAGCCGAAAACGTCCGTGACTTTGCGTGGGCGTCTTCACGTAAATTTATGTGGGATGCAAAAGGCTATCATCAAGGTGGTAAAGATCAGCCGTTAGTGATGGCGATGTCTTTCTACCCGAAAGAAGGTGGCGATCTTTGGAAGAAGTACTCTACTGAAGCTGTCGTGCATACGATGGAAGTGTATTCGCGCTTCTCGTTTGACTACCCTTACCCTGTGGCTCAGTCTGTAAATGGCCCTGTAGGTGGTATGGAATACCCTATGATCACCTTCAATGGTCCGCGTACTGACCTACAAGACGATGGTACACGTACTTACTCTCAAGCAGAAAAACGTTTCTTAATCGGCGTTGTTATCCATGAAGTAGGTCACATTTACTTCCCTATGGTGGTTAACTCTGATGAGCGTCAATGGACGTGGATGGATGAAGGTCTTAACAGCTTCTTAGATGGTGTTGCTGGTCGTGAATGGGACCACACAATTCCTTGGGGTGTTGAGCCTCGCGATATCGTTGAATACATGAAGTCAGAAAACCAAGTGCCGGTTATGACGCAATCAGACAGCGTATTACGTTTAGGCCCTAATGCTTATACTAAGCCTGCTGCCGCACTTAACATATTACGTGAAGTGATCCTTGGTCGTGAGCTATTCGACTTTGCATTTAAAGAGTATGCACAGCGTTGGAAATACAAGCGCCCTACTCCTGCTGATTTTTTCCGTACTATGGAAGAAGCATCAGGTGTTGACCTAGATTGGTTCTGGCGTGGCTGGTTCTATACCACAGATCACGTTGATATCTCGCTAGATAAAGTTTACCAACTACGTTTAGACACGAAAAACCCTGATATCGACTTTAGCCGTTTGCGTGACATTGAAGCTGATAAGCCAATGCCATTATTCGTAAAACGTAATAAAGAAGAAGGTAAAAAACTGTGGGTTGAAGAAAACCCAGATATAACTGACTTCTATGACGAAAATGACCGCTTTACGGTCACTAACAAAGAGCGCAACGCGTATAACAAATTCCTTAAAGGTTTAGAGCCTTGGGAACGCAAAACGTTTGAGCGTGCAATCAAAGAAGATAAAAACTACTACGTACTTGAGTTCTCAAACTTAGGTGGCTTAGTCATGCCTATCTTACTTGAGCTTACTTATGAAGATGGTAGCAAAGAAGAGCAGTACATTCCGGCTGAAATTTGGCGTCGTAACCACAAGCATGTTCAAAAGCTAATTGTCACAGAAAAGGGTAAAAATCTAGAGTCAGTTACAGTGGACCCACGCTGGGAAACAGCGGATGTAGATGTAGAAAACAACAACTACCCGCGTCGTATTATTCCATCGCGTATTGAAGTGTATAAGCGTGAGAAGAGTAAAGCGAAAGTCAGTCGCGATATCATGCAAGATATTAAAACTGAGCTGAAAAAAGGTGATGAGAAAGACGCCCAGGAGCAACAATAATGCGCTTCGCAGCCATTGTTTTTGTTTTATTACTGAGTGCGCCAACCATGGCGCACCAGTTAAAAGCATCTGTGACAACGGTGCTGTTTAACAAACGCACCAACAACATAGAGCTAATGCATCGCTTTTATTTGCATGATACTGAGCATGCTGTTGAACACTTGTTTGATGGCAATGCCGATATCTTAAGTAATAAAGACGACCAAAAGCGTTTTGCTGATTATGTTGAGTCACATATTGCTCTGCAAACTTTAGATGGTAAGCCACTTGAGCTGAAAGAAGTCGGTGCGCAAGTTGATGGTAAGTTCTTTTGGGTTTATCAGGAAGTCACGATCCCAAAGGGAATTCATGGCATTCGTATGAGCAACGGAGCACTTCGCGACCTTTGGCCTGCACAAGTGAATATGGTAAATATTGAGGGTAAAGGGAAGGTAAAAACACTGACCTTTAGCCAAGATGATACCTGGCTTGAAGCTAAGTTTGAGGCGTTAGAACCTCATTAGTCTTATACAAAAGGATTAAAAAACTTGGCTTTTTAATCCTTTGATCCTTTAATAAAGCTATATCGTACAC from Pseudoalteromonas sp. N1230-9 includes the following:
- a CDS encoding M1 family metallopeptidase codes for the protein MKKAVLHLSALVLPLAVSSAVMASSVEQTKGSFVDKFRQLDEALPTPNVYRSAAGAPAENYWQQQVNYDIDAKLDEKKRRLTASQTIEYKNNSPHTLKYLWLQLDQNIFKSDSIAEMTSTFNGKTLQGDPQPKSTKLSLGQLRRQQFMADNELGYQIANVKDEDGKELKVTVVDTLMRIDLNEPLKPGKDVEFSMDFAFNIVEEDAVGARSGYEHFEEDGNDIFLLAQWFPRLAAYTDYEAWTNKAFLGSGEFTLEFGNYDVELTVPADHIVSATGMLDNPSSVLTSTQRKRLEQAEDAKRPVFIVTEEEALENEKEGTDKTKTWHFKAENVRDFAWASSRKFMWDAKGYHQGGKDQPLVMAMSFYPKEGGDLWKKYSTEAVVHTMEVYSRFSFDYPYPVAQSVNGPVGGMEYPMITFNGPRTDLQDDGTRTYSQAEKRFLIGVVIHEVGHIYFPMVVNSDERQWTWMDEGLNSFLDGVAGREWDHTIPWGVEPRDIVEYMKSENQVPVMTQSDSVLRLGPNAYTKPAAALNILREVILGRELFDFAFKEYAQRWKYKRPTPADFFRTMEEASGVDLDWFWRGWFYTTDHVDISLDKVYQLRLDTKNPDIDFSRLRDIEADKPMPLFVKRNKEEGKKLWVEENPDITDFYDENDRFTVTNKERNAYNKFLKGLEPWERKTFERAIKEDKNYYVLEFSNLGGLVMPILLELTYEDGSKEEQYIPAEIWRRNHKHVQKLIVTEKGKNLESVTVDPRWETADVDVENNNYPRRIIPSRIEVYKREKSKAKVSRDIMQDIKTELKKGDEKDAQEQQ
- a CDS encoding DUF6702 family protein; this translates as MRFAAIVFVLLLSAPTMAHQLKASVTTVLFNKRTNNIELMHRFYLHDTEHAVEHLFDGNADILSNKDDQKRFADYVESHIALQTLDGKPLELKEVGAQVDGKFFWVYQEVTIPKGIHGIRMSNGALRDLWPAQVNMVNIEGKGKVKTLTFSQDDTWLEAKFEALEPH